CTTGACCACGGCCACGGCTATCCATGGGTATATCCTTAGGGATCCTGATCGGGAATTGGCCTATGCATCGGTAATGACGGTGCTGCAGCGTCTCGGTAAAAAGGGATGGGTTACCTGCGATCGCAGCCAGCGTCCCTATCGCTGGTACCCAGTCGTGTCATCCCAGGAGGCCGCCGTCTGGAAGGCTCACCAACAGCTAGCGGACTTTCTGGCGGTTGGTAATCCCGATGTGGTGGCGGCTTTCGCCGATAGTCTCGATACTGCTAGCGTAGAGCAACTAGACGCCATTGCCCGGCGTATCCAAGCCATTCGACAGCAACGACAAGCGCCTTGATGCATCTGAGCTTATTGCTACTGATAGGGCTGCTGGCTGTGGTCATGCGTCTGCTTTGGCCGCGACCTCAGGGATCTTGGCCACAGCGCTGGTGGTCTACCCTGCAAGGATTCTCCCTACCGCCGCTGTTGCTCTTGACGATGGCTTTGGCGGTCTTGGGCATGGGGGGACATGGCCACATGCTAGGTCTGCCGGTCAGCCATGGGGGCTGTGGTTTGGCCTTGCTATGGTGGGGCATTGCCCTAGGGCACTTAGTCTGGGCTGGCGGACAAATGGTGCGATCGCATCAGCAGACAAAGCACTTACCAGTCCTAGCCCTAGCCGACGATCATCCTGTCAGCATTTTGCCCGTAGCCATTCCCTATGCCGCTCAAACAGGCATCTGGCAACCAAAAACCCTCCTCAGTCAAGGGCTCTTGCAGGAGCTCAACCAGGAAGAACTCTCAGCTGTCCTAGCCCACGAAGCGGCCCACTGCCACTACCAAGATCCCTTCTGGTTTTTCTGGCTAGGCTGGCTCAGGCGCTGGAGTGGCTGGTTACCTCGTAGTGAAGACTTTTGGCAAGACCTGCTACTACTGCGAGAGCTGCGGGCCGATCAGTGGGCTAGCCAACGGGTCGATCCTCTACTGCTGGCTAGCGTGCTCGTCAAATTAGCGGCTATGCAGCAATCGCTGGCCATTCCCGGCGCCATCTCACTACACGAGGCTTCTCTTAACCGTTTAGAAGAGCGAGTCGATGCCCTGCTAAACGCTGCTGCTACTGACTCAGTCGATAGTCCTGCCTCAGTTTTTCCTTATCCTGGGTGGTCTATGGCCCTACTTCCCTTGCTGACAATTTTGTTGCACCAGTGAGGGAATTGGCCAGGGATGAGGCAACTGGCGCAATCTAAAGCCGCGTCAGCCAGCCAAACACCCCTTGACCAGTCAGGGCTTCAAACAGGAGGGCCGAGACAAACCCGATCATGGCCAAGCGGCCATTCAGCTGCTCGGCATATCGGTTGAAGCCAAATCGCTGATGGTCATCGCCATAAACTTTAGGCTCAACCGCAAAATTATTCAGGCGGATTGCCCGCTTCAGGGGTGTATCCGTTGGGCGTCATGGCAGCATATCCATCTATCTGCCCACATCGTAACGCAATGTAAATACTTGTTGCATTTTCTTGGTAGAAGGGTGAGAACTGCCTAGGTGATTGCCTGAAAACGCTCTATTAGCTGCCGCAGCCGTACCTTGATGGCAATGTACGTAGACACCTGATAGTGTTCAGCCAACAACCACACCACCAGAGTCATATGGGTCAGCAGGGTGATGATGGCCCAGGCAATCGGCCAAGCCAA
This portion of the Halomicronema hongdechloris C2206 genome encodes:
- a CDS encoding BlaI/MecI/CopY family transcriptional regulator, with protein sequence MAPLPQKRPRQLSLGPLEQEIMAIIWQANLTTATAIHGYILRDPDRELAYASVMTVLQRLGKKGWVTCDRSQRPYRWYPVVSSQEAAVWKAHQQLADFLAVGNPDVVAAFADSLDTASVEQLDAIARRIQAIRQQRQAP
- a CDS encoding M56 family metallopeptidase yields the protein MRLLWPRPQGSWPQRWWSTLQGFSLPPLLLLTMALAVLGMGGHGHMLGLPVSHGGCGLALLWWGIALGHLVWAGGQMVRSHQQTKHLPVLALADDHPVSILPVAIPYAAQTGIWQPKTLLSQGLLQELNQEELSAVLAHEAAHCHYQDPFWFFWLGWLRRWSGWLPRSEDFWQDLLLLRELRADQWASQRVDPLLLASVLVKLAAMQQSLAIPGAISLHEASLNRLEERVDALLNAAATDSVDSPASVFPYPGWSMALLPLLTILLHQ
- a CDS encoding chlorophyll a/b-binding protein, with amino-acid sequence MKRAIRLNNFAVEPKVYGDDHQRFGFNRYAEQLNGRLAMIGFVSALLFEALTGQGVFGWLTRL